One Opitutus sp. ER46 genomic region harbors:
- a CDS encoding AMP-binding protein yields MKTVLRWLVRLWFRFRVHGADVLGTPGPVLLVPNHVSWLDWLFLYVVLDDDWKFVAATVTAKHSWVHRKLVLGRRTFPIDPSSPYAVKAMAEFLEQGGRLVLFAEGRISATGGLMKLFEGTGFLIRRTHAKVITCYLRGANRVRWVRHGGWRRWFPRVSMHFSPVLTPPVEEGVSASVARQRLTRWLRDRMVAQQFEVEQAFGPRNVLAAIAETAGNLPGRVALEDATFTTLTYRRLMVGVRVLAAAWRRQLRPESESPCVGVLLPNVNATPVTVLSLWAAGRVPTILNFSSGVATMLGCARLAGLREIITSRAFVERARLDLPPFTQAGLKVIYLEDVRATLSRGRQLLTLAHEWLAPGAKLRRGSLAADATAVVLFTSGSENVPKGVELTHGNLLANMRQGLAVMDLTDQDRFFNALPLFHSFGLTAGTLLPLVRGCYTFLYPTPLHYRIVPAMVYERNCTVLLATNTFLNGYARKANPYDFRTVRYLMAGAEKVQATTLETWSRVFGLRVLEGYGATECSPILSVNTWLEPRVGSAGRLLPGIEYKLQPVEGVARGGRLFVRGPNVMKRYLNPEADAAFQALGGWYDTGDIAEVDAEGYVHLLGRLKRFAKVSGEMVSLTALEDALAGAFPQFGARCEVAILARPDANKGELLIAVTNDSRLTLAEVRATLRAKGFSNLAAPKELQVVHAIPKLGTGKVNHRQLAEAIGGKP; encoded by the coding sequence ATGAAAACGGTTCTCCGTTGGCTGGTGCGGCTTTGGTTTCGGTTCCGGGTGCACGGAGCCGACGTGCTGGGCACGCCGGGCCCGGTGCTGCTGGTCCCGAACCACGTGTCGTGGCTCGACTGGCTCTTCCTGTACGTGGTGCTCGACGACGACTGGAAGTTCGTGGCGGCGACCGTGACGGCGAAGCACAGCTGGGTGCACCGGAAGCTGGTGTTGGGTCGCCGGACCTTTCCGATCGATCCGAGCTCGCCGTACGCGGTGAAGGCGATGGCGGAGTTTCTCGAGCAGGGTGGCCGGCTGGTGCTGTTCGCCGAAGGGCGGATCTCGGCGACGGGCGGGCTGATGAAGCTGTTCGAAGGCACCGGCTTTCTGATCCGGCGTACGCATGCGAAAGTGATTACGTGCTACCTGCGCGGCGCGAACCGCGTGCGGTGGGTCCGGCACGGCGGCTGGCGACGCTGGTTCCCGCGCGTGAGCATGCACTTCAGCCCGGTGCTCACGCCACCGGTCGAGGAGGGCGTGAGCGCGAGCGTGGCGCGGCAGCGGCTCACGCGCTGGCTGCGGGATCGGATGGTGGCGCAGCAGTTCGAGGTCGAGCAGGCGTTTGGGCCGCGGAACGTCCTCGCGGCCATCGCCGAGACGGCCGGCAACTTGCCGGGGCGGGTGGCGCTCGAAGATGCTACGTTTACCACGCTCACGTACCGTCGACTGATGGTCGGGGTGCGGGTGCTGGCGGCCGCGTGGCGGAGGCAACTCCGGCCGGAGTCGGAATCGCCGTGCGTGGGCGTGCTGCTGCCGAATGTGAACGCGACGCCGGTGACCGTGCTGAGCCTGTGGGCGGCCGGGCGCGTGCCGACGATCCTCAACTTCTCGAGCGGCGTCGCGACGATGCTCGGGTGTGCGCGGCTGGCGGGCTTGCGCGAGATCATCACGTCGCGCGCGTTCGTGGAGCGGGCGCGGCTCGACCTGCCGCCCTTCACGCAGGCCGGGCTGAAGGTGATCTATCTTGAGGACGTGCGCGCGACGCTGTCCCGCGGCCGGCAGTTGCTGACGCTGGCGCACGAGTGGCTCGCGCCGGGGGCGAAGCTGCGGCGCGGCAGCCTGGCGGCGGACGCGACGGCGGTGGTGCTGTTCACGAGCGGCTCGGAGAACGTGCCGAAGGGCGTGGAGCTGACGCATGGCAACCTGCTCGCGAACATGCGGCAGGGGCTCGCGGTGATGGACCTCACCGACCAGGACCGCTTCTTCAACGCGCTGCCGCTCTTCCACAGCTTCGGGCTGACGGCCGGCACGCTGCTGCCGCTGGTGCGCGGGTGCTACACGTTCCTGTATCCGACGCCGCTGCACTACCGCATCGTGCCGGCGATGGTGTACGAGCGGAACTGCACCGTGCTGCTCGCGACGAACACCTTCCTCAACGGGTATGCGCGCAAGGCGAATCCCTACGACTTCCGCACGGTGCGGTACCTCATGGCCGGCGCGGAGAAGGTGCAGGCTACGACGCTGGAAACGTGGTCGCGCGTGTTTGGGTTGCGTGTGCTCGAGGGCTATGGCGCCACCGAGTGCAGCCCGATCCTGAGCGTGAACACCTGGCTGGAGCCGCGGGTCGGCTCGGCCGGGCGCCTGCTCCCTGGCATCGAGTACAAGCTGCAGCCCGTCGAGGGCGTGGCGCGCGGCGGCCGGCTCTTCGTCCGCGGGCCGAACGTGATGAAGCGTTATCTCAACCCCGAGGCCGACGCGGCGTTCCAGGCGCTCGGCGGGTGGTACGACACCGGCGACATCGCGGAGGTCGATGCCGAGGGTTACGTGCACCTGCTCGGGCGGCTGAAGCGCTTCGCGAAGGTCAGCGGCGAGATGGTGAGCCTGACCGCGCTGGAGGACGCGCTGGCGGGGGCGTTCCCGCAGTTTGGCGCGCGGTGCGAAGTGGCGATCCTGGCGCGGCCCGATGCGAACAAAGGCGAGCTGCTGATCGCCGTGACGAACGACTCACGGCTCACGCTGGCGGAGGTGCGGGCGACGCTGAGGGCGAAGGGATTTTCAAACCTCGCTGCGCCGAAAGAGCTGCAGGTGGTGCACGCGATCCCAAAGCTCGGCACCGGCAAGGTGAATCACCGCCAGCTGGCGGAGGCGATAGGCGGTAAGCCATGA
- a CDS encoding PEGA domain-containing protein, with amino-acid sequence MNSESLYFLEQTDFALRFARCDPRDLPLRINRVEEVSTINPAAVVEAARRVFPVTTTPLICALRPAGLRIEVGDANATAPSLEAAYRVAGGELPPAVAAMAVDTVNGGPNKTARWLTVSAPTTAFEAAREAVSGFDCKPTRCTSATTATAGALVASVSGPTVMLEIGARASHAILVTPAGILRTCPIGLTRDTILSSVQAELGLKSTEAAAQTFFNTDLNLADVGARIADRLADTVDADLARLVSDQPKPFSLYCGTLPVPQQWLIAAIARIFGLEVHVPDLPAWRAKANVTFGSSVVESKISPAWFGLLHAIHAQATATSAPVMWLPSWRTLALGNAIVDPIGRTPTAAPAPTPPAPAAPATPSVAAAPSRKATPPPTPAPTPAPRPAEKKPAPAPAEPARAATSVAYGSEPRPPARAGKSQSKALLIGIAAAVIVVAGGFILYSQQAQATRAATAKQQAEAQLKAEQARAREAEERAKREALARQKIELDAAQKLAQAESARAAAEKEAQVQAAARRANARGALVVTTEPAGAMVAVGDLPPRPSPATFADLKTGSHRIVVTSPTHETATTEGAVKENETTSVNVPLQRSTGTLEIASTPAGMNYELRPAAMLMVDPKQVRTGTTPAALPDVAPGDYTVTFSSPGWSAHTERVSVTRNENSRTSWVVSTGRVTINSQPQGATVKRKGVPVGTTPLTLTDVAPGAAEFEIAHANFDQPAAVSGVVEAGRTLALQAQFAASSRVFAAGEVDRQPEALNDKPIKVPYYLTLNKPQIELEFVVGRDGVARSFSVRSATEKDLARYSIPTVTGWKFRPALKDGKPVSARMLLTLRKFVVGE; translated from the coding sequence ATGAACTCCGAATCCCTGTACTTCCTCGAACAGACCGATTTCGCCCTTCGTTTTGCGCGCTGCGACCCGAGAGACCTGCCGCTCCGCATCAATCGGGTGGAAGAGGTTTCCACCATCAATCCGGCCGCAGTCGTCGAGGCCGCCCGACGGGTCTTTCCGGTCACCACCACCCCGCTGATTTGCGCCCTGCGGCCAGCCGGCCTCCGGATCGAAGTCGGGGACGCCAACGCCACCGCACCGTCGCTCGAGGCCGCCTACCGCGTTGCCGGCGGAGAACTTCCTCCGGCGGTCGCCGCCATGGCGGTTGACACGGTCAACGGCGGCCCGAACAAAACCGCCCGGTGGCTCACCGTGAGCGCGCCCACCACCGCGTTTGAGGCCGCGCGCGAAGCCGTCAGCGGTTTCGACTGCAAGCCGACCCGGTGCACCTCCGCCACCACCGCGACCGCCGGCGCCCTCGTGGCCTCGGTCTCCGGTCCCACCGTCATGCTCGAGATCGGCGCCCGCGCCTCGCACGCCATCCTCGTGACCCCCGCCGGAATCCTGCGCACCTGCCCCATCGGCCTGACCCGAGACACGATTCTCTCCTCGGTCCAGGCGGAACTCGGGCTCAAATCCACGGAGGCTGCCGCCCAGACATTCTTCAACACCGATCTCAACCTCGCCGACGTCGGCGCCAGGATCGCCGACCGGCTCGCGGACACGGTCGATGCCGACTTGGCGCGCCTCGTCAGCGACCAGCCCAAGCCCTTCTCGCTGTACTGCGGCACCCTGCCCGTGCCGCAGCAGTGGCTCATCGCCGCGATTGCCAGGATTTTCGGCCTCGAGGTACACGTGCCCGACCTGCCCGCGTGGCGCGCCAAGGCCAACGTCACGTTCGGCAGCTCGGTGGTTGAATCGAAGATCTCTCCCGCCTGGTTTGGGTTGCTCCACGCGATTCACGCCCAGGCGACCGCCACCTCAGCGCCCGTCATGTGGCTGCCTTCGTGGCGCACCCTTGCGCTGGGCAACGCGATCGTCGACCCGATCGGCCGCACCCCCACCGCAGCGCCGGCTCCCACTCCGCCGGCTCCCGCAGCTCCAGCCACTCCCAGCGTCGCCGCCGCGCCCTCCCGCAAAGCCACGCCACCGCCGACACCCGCGCCCACGCCTGCTCCGCGCCCGGCCGAGAAGAAGCCGGCTCCGGCGCCCGCCGAACCCGCGCGCGCCGCGACGTCGGTCGCCTACGGCAGCGAACCGCGCCCCCCCGCCCGCGCGGGCAAATCCCAATCGAAAGCCCTGCTCATCGGCATCGCCGCCGCGGTGATCGTCGTGGCCGGCGGCTTCATCCTCTATTCCCAGCAAGCCCAGGCCACCCGTGCCGCCACCGCCAAGCAACAGGCCGAAGCGCAGCTCAAGGCCGAACAGGCCCGGGCCCGCGAAGCCGAAGAGCGGGCCAAGCGCGAGGCCCTTGCCCGGCAGAAGATCGAGTTGGACGCCGCCCAAAAGCTCGCCCAGGCAGAATCCGCGCGCGCCGCCGCGGAGAAGGAGGCCCAGGTCCAGGCTGCAGCCCGCCGCGCCAACGCCCGGGGCGCCCTCGTGGTCACCACGGAGCCCGCCGGCGCCATGGTGGCGGTCGGCGACCTGCCGCCCCGGCCTTCACCTGCGACATTCGCCGACCTCAAGACCGGCAGCCACCGGATCGTCGTGACGTCGCCCACGCACGAGACCGCCACGACCGAAGGCGCGGTGAAGGAAAACGAGACCACCTCGGTGAACGTGCCGCTCCAGCGCTCCACCGGCACGCTCGAGATCGCCTCCACCCCCGCCGGCATGAACTACGAGCTGCGGCCGGCCGCGATGCTCATGGTCGACCCGAAGCAGGTGCGCACCGGCACGACGCCGGCGGCGCTGCCGGACGTCGCTCCCGGGGACTACACCGTCACCTTCTCGTCTCCGGGCTGGAGTGCCCACACCGAGCGCGTCTCGGTCACGCGCAACGAAAACTCCCGCACGAGCTGGGTCGTCTCGACCGGTCGGGTCACGATCAACAGCCAGCCGCAGGGCGCGACCGTGAAACGCAAGGGCGTCCCCGTCGGCACCACTCCGCTGACGCTGACCGATGTCGCGCCGGGTGCCGCCGAGTTCGAAATCGCTCACGCGAACTTCGACCAACCCGCAGCCGTGAGCGGCGTCGTGGAAGCCGGCAGGACCTTGGCTCTCCAGGCGCAGTTCGCCGCCAGCAGCCGGGTGTTTGCCGCCGGCGAAGTCGACCGCCAGCCCGAGGCGCTCAACGACAAGCCGATCAAGGTCCCGTACTATCTCACGCTCAACAAGCCGCAGATTGAGCTCGAGTTCGTGGTCGGCCGCGACGGCGTGGCGCGCAGCTTCTCGGTGCGTTCTGCCACCGAAAAGGACCTCGCCCGCTACAGCATCCCGACGGTGACCGGCTGGAAATTCCGCCCCGCCTTGAA
- a CDS encoding LysR family transcriptional regulator translates to MINIHHLELFYYVARHGGISAAARHMPYGIQQPAVSGQILQLEENLGVALFKRQPFQLTREGEELLAFIKPFFDNVESVGERLRQNFAPQLRIGAAEAVLRHHLPKVVQRVKETHPGFRLVLRSGFQNELEGWLQQHELDLAVIPLHRKPPPHARVLPLVRLPLVLLAPRKAKLKSAEELLTRGKLTEPLIGLPPAEAISEVFQAELGRRKITWPISIEASSLELITQYVADGAGYGVSISIPQTITHRDVRVLPLDGFKPVELGVLWLGEPAPLMRLTLQHMQAYAQETWPESAVAADAATGKAEGTKAEG, encoded by the coding sequence ATGATCAACATTCATCATCTCGAGCTCTTCTATTACGTCGCCCGCCATGGTGGGATCAGCGCGGCGGCGCGGCACATGCCCTATGGGATTCAGCAGCCGGCGGTGAGCGGCCAGATCCTGCAGTTGGAGGAAAATCTCGGCGTGGCGCTGTTCAAGCGACAGCCGTTCCAGCTCACGCGCGAGGGCGAGGAGCTGCTGGCCTTCATCAAGCCGTTCTTCGACAACGTGGAGAGCGTGGGCGAGCGGCTGCGGCAGAATTTCGCCCCGCAACTGCGCATCGGCGCGGCCGAGGCCGTGCTGCGACACCACCTCCCCAAGGTGGTGCAGCGCGTGAAGGAGACGCACCCGGGATTCCGTCTGGTCCTGCGTTCCGGTTTTCAGAACGAGCTCGAAGGATGGCTGCAGCAGCACGAGCTCGACCTCGCCGTCATCCCGCTGCACCGGAAGCCGCCGCCGCATGCGCGCGTGCTGCCGCTGGTCCGGTTGCCGCTGGTCCTGCTTGCGCCGCGCAAAGCCAAACTGAAGTCCGCCGAGGAACTGCTCACGCGCGGCAAGCTGACGGAGCCGCTGATCGGGCTGCCACCGGCGGAGGCGATCAGCGAGGTGTTCCAGGCTGAGCTTGGCCGCCGGAAGATCACCTGGCCGATATCCATCGAGGCGAGCTCACTCGAACTCATCACGCAGTACGTGGCCGACGGCGCGGGCTACGGGGTCAGCATTTCGATCCCGCAGACGATCACGCACCGCGACGTGCGCGTGCTGCCGCTGGACGGCTTCAAACCCGTGGAGCTCGGCGTGCTGTGGCTCGGTGAGCCAGCGCCGCTGATGCGGCTCACGCTGCAGCACATGCAGGCTTACGCGCAGGAAACCTGGCCGGAGTCCGCGGTCGCGGCGGACGCCGCGACCGGCAAGGCTGAAGGAACGAAGGCGGAAGGCTGA
- a CDS encoding SDR family oxidoreductase: protein MRFKDQHVLVTGAATNTGLGIARRFAQEGATVWLHDLDAAATAAAAQKTAQETAGRVIAAPADLSDAAAIARLFDRIRADAGRLDVLVNNAAQQAIGHAFLDTPLSVFEYTVRVNLIGAFLCAQHAVKLMAPQKRGVIVQMGSNSATRPIRKRCAYVSSKGGVEALARALAVELGPLGIRVNTVVPGYIYTGRWDVLDPKLAARRRANLPIGREATADDIADAVLFLASNQATRITGASLVVDGGCSCQLVPADLET from the coding sequence ATGAGGTTCAAGGATCAACACGTTCTCGTTACCGGCGCCGCCACCAACACCGGCCTCGGCATCGCCCGTCGTTTTGCCCAGGAAGGCGCCACTGTCTGGCTGCACGACCTGGATGCCGCCGCCACCGCCGCGGCCGCGCAAAAGACGGCCCAGGAAACCGCCGGCCGCGTCATTGCCGCGCCCGCCGATCTCTCCGATGCCGCGGCCATCGCCCGGCTCTTTGACCGGATTCGCGCCGACGCCGGCCGGCTCGACGTTCTCGTCAACAACGCGGCGCAACAGGCCATCGGCCACGCGTTCCTCGACACGCCGTTGTCGGTTTTCGAATACACCGTGCGCGTGAACCTGATCGGCGCGTTTCTTTGCGCCCAGCACGCCGTGAAGCTCATGGCGCCGCAGAAGCGCGGCGTCATCGTGCAAATGGGCTCCAACTCCGCCACGCGGCCGATTCGCAAGCGTTGCGCCTATGTCTCCTCCAAGGGCGGCGTCGAGGCGCTCGCCCGCGCGCTCGCCGTGGAGCTCGGGCCGCTCGGGATCCGCGTGAACACCGTCGTGCCCGGCTACATTTACACCGGCCGCTGGGACGTCCTCGACCCCAAGCTCGCCGCGCGCCGCCGCGCCAACCTGCCGATCGGCCGCGAGGCGACGGCGGACGACATCGCGGACGCCGTGCTCTTCCTCGCCTCCAACCAGGCCACCCGCATTACTGGCGCCAGCCTGGTCGTTGACGGCGGCTGCTCCTGCCAGCTCGTCCCCGCCGACCTCGAAACCTGA
- a CDS encoding MFS transporter, producing the protein MTSPAPKFPFKWELLLLLSLAFFFHQGDRAIFGVVVSQVRVDLGLSDSQIGLVGSVLFLALALLMPFAGYAGDKWPKHRVITACLIFWSAATLFTGLATGLFSLIMLRSIATAGGESFYSPAAYALLARHHRETRSIAMSVHQAALYTGVMTSGFLGGWIAQHWGWRSAFFAFGSGGILLGFVFILRLRAARVGPEESRVAGETAATSPLQDLGRALGVLFRVPTAVMLTIAFTAIVFVNNAYVVWAPEFLREKGGLSLTLAAGYAMFFHHLAALVGVLVGGWLSDRWAQRRPTARLELQITAMALGAPALLWMGLAPSVVSVCAAMALFGLCRGFYECNTHASLFDVIVPRYRASAVAVMVMAAFLVGSLSPWLLGRFREIYPAGHGLGYGFAWFGAFYALGAIAVVVARLKFFAKDRITEAP; encoded by the coding sequence ATGACCTCCCCCGCCCCAAAATTCCCGTTCAAGTGGGAGCTCCTGCTGCTGCTCTCGCTGGCTTTCTTCTTTCATCAGGGCGACCGCGCCATCTTCGGCGTGGTCGTCAGCCAGGTTCGCGTCGACCTCGGCCTGAGTGATTCGCAGATCGGCCTGGTCGGTTCGGTGCTGTTCCTCGCGCTGGCGCTGCTGATGCCGTTCGCCGGTTATGCCGGCGACAAGTGGCCCAAGCACCGCGTGATTACCGCCTGCTTGATCTTCTGGAGCGCCGCCACGCTGTTCACCGGCCTGGCGACCGGGCTCTTCAGCCTGATCATGCTGCGCAGCATCGCGACCGCCGGCGGCGAGTCGTTCTACTCGCCCGCCGCTTACGCCCTCCTGGCGCGGCATCACCGCGAGACGCGCAGCATCGCGATGTCCGTGCACCAGGCCGCGCTCTACACCGGCGTGATGACGAGCGGCTTCCTCGGCGGCTGGATCGCCCAGCACTGGGGCTGGCGCTCGGCCTTCTTCGCCTTCGGCAGCGGCGGCATTCTCCTGGGCTTCGTTTTCATCCTGCGCCTGCGCGCCGCCCGGGTCGGCCCTGAGGAAAGCCGCGTCGCCGGCGAAACCGCCGCTACCTCACCCCTGCAGGACCTCGGCCGCGCGCTCGGCGTCCTGTTCCGCGTCCCGACCGCCGTCATGCTCACGATCGCCTTCACCGCGATTGTCTTCGTGAACAACGCCTATGTCGTCTGGGCGCCCGAGTTTCTCCGCGAGAAGGGCGGGCTCTCCCTCACGCTCGCCGCCGGTTACGCGATGTTCTTCCACCACCTGGCCGCACTTGTCGGCGTACTGGTGGGCGGCTGGCTCTCCGACCGCTGGGCGCAACGCCGGCCCACCGCGCGGCTCGAGCTGCAAATCACGGCGATGGCGCTCGGCGCCCCGGCCCTGCTCTGGATGGGGCTCGCCCCGAGCGTCGTGTCCGTCTGCGCCGCCATGGCGCTGTTCGGCCTTTGCCGCGGCTTCTACGAGTGCAACACCCACGCCTCGCTCTTCGACGTGATCGTGCCGCGCTACCGCGCGTCCGCCGTCGCCGTGATGGTGATGGCCGCGTTTCTCGTCGGCTCGCTCTCGCCCTGGCTGCTCGGCCGTTTCCGCGAGATCTACCCGGCGGGCCACGGTCTAGGTTACGGCTTCGCCTGGTTCGGCGCCTTCTACGCCCTCGGCGCCATCGCCGTCGTCGTCGCCCGCCTGAAGTTCTTCGCCAAGGACCGGATCACCGAGGCGCCGTGA
- a CDS encoding tetratricopeptide repeat protein: protein MSGPVPLLAALVALAMTAPLPAQDSAAQLLSRTGGRGGNPGMWSSVAELEKAANLGDALACAAFGEMLVAGEGMPTNIDRGIDYLERAARAGESSAAFRLGKLLETGQGVPANPTLALTYYRAAAAGGAPEAFYNLGAAYASGRGVKGDVVEALAWMILARENHAPVDGDALVRQQINAMRQPLWIARGEARAKGLAAELATQSAAQILPAQPLRPMGGAAQRLPRRPNLPPVHAPKANLDLPAPPVSSRLNPVGPPVSVATINGEHLEWPDVDTLRRAADRGNASALYAWGQVLLNGDLVPADPDRALAVLERGAAAGSVDAAFRLAGLYTHGRVVALDDQRAFSYMLMAARGGARSAIRNVGALYANGRGTPQNYTEALAWLIVAENYGSDFGATTKIRSYLQRNTPDQIPIAEHRAAELTQEIESRRREAR from the coding sequence ATGTCCGGTCCCGTTCCCCTCCTCGCCGCTCTCGTTGCCCTGGCCATGACCGCTCCGCTGCCGGCGCAGGACTCTGCCGCCCAGTTGCTCTCCCGCACCGGCGGCCGCGGCGGCAACCCGGGGATGTGGTCCAGCGTCGCGGAGCTGGAGAAGGCGGCCAACCTGGGCGACGCCCTCGCGTGCGCCGCGTTCGGCGAGATGCTCGTGGCCGGTGAGGGCATGCCGACGAACATCGATCGCGGCATCGACTATCTGGAGCGCGCCGCCCGGGCCGGTGAATCCTCCGCCGCCTTCCGTCTCGGCAAGCTCCTCGAAACCGGCCAGGGCGTGCCGGCCAACCCGACCCTGGCGCTCACCTACTACCGCGCGGCCGCCGCCGGCGGCGCGCCCGAGGCGTTCTACAACCTCGGCGCCGCCTACGCTAGCGGCCGCGGCGTGAAGGGGGACGTCGTCGAAGCCCTCGCGTGGATGATCCTCGCCCGCGAAAATCATGCGCCCGTGGACGGCGACGCCCTTGTGCGCCAGCAGATCAACGCCATGCGGCAACCGCTCTGGATCGCCCGGGGCGAAGCCCGCGCCAAGGGCCTCGCCGCCGAGCTGGCCACGCAATCCGCCGCCCAGATCCTGCCCGCGCAACCGCTGCGCCCGATGGGCGGAGCCGCCCAACGCTTGCCTCGGCGCCCCAACCTGCCGCCAGTGCACGCGCCCAAGGCGAACCTCGACCTGCCGGCTCCGCCGGTTTCCTCCCGGCTCAACCCGGTCGGCCCCCCGGTCTCCGTCGCCACCATCAACGGCGAACATCTCGAATGGCCCGACGTGGACACGCTGCGCCGTGCGGCCGACCGCGGGAACGCCTCCGCGCTCTACGCCTGGGGCCAGGTCTTGCTCAACGGCGACCTCGTGCCCGCCGACCCGGATCGCGCCCTCGCCGTCCTCGAACGCGGAGCGGCCGCCGGCAGCGTGGACGCCGCGTTTCGGCTCGCCGGTCTCTACACGCATGGCCGCGTCGTCGCGCTCGATGACCAACGCGCCTTCTCCTACATGCTGATGGCCGCCCGGGGTGGCGCCCGCTCGGCCATCCGCAATGTCGGCGCGCTCTACGCCAACGGACGCGGCACCCCACAGAATTACACCGAGGCGCTGGCCTGGCTCATCGTGGCCGAGAACTACGGCTCCGATTTCGGCGCCACCACCAAGATCCGCAGCTACCTCCAGCGCAACACCCCCGACCAGATTCCCATCGCCGAGCACCGCGCCGCCGAGCTCACGCAGGAGATCGAGTCCCGCCGCCGCGAAGCGCGGTAA
- a CDS encoding MFS transporter, translating into MKSNLPRRNYPLLLVGQFLGAFGDNFVLAAILGPLTFQLLAGKITEQQVNAQNTLFSAVFFVPFILLAPLAGFLNDRLPKTTWLLGGNALKLAGTLVGLTGVWLHQGDFHASRVWQVIGYTIIGLGACVYSPAKYGVLPEILPADRLVKANGTVEMLTLIAILGGLWGGASLYDHGRSLPLCYGVTAALYAVALIVNGLMSATPCDRATQLGHSVGEFGRHLASLARHPRLGRVLLGCGLFWFTGAVLRTNLQGWGLDALRAAGVAEITNQRLALLKIGLIIGVVAGSLLAGQWHRTGDLSWARRYGLLLAGAVALLGWLGGHAGLAIAVAGLVAAGLAAGLLLIPLNAALQHESDPTRLGKTIAVQNFTDYWSMLLGAGFMQLLTHFGLLANPIFLGLAATVAVLAFFLRIPAAPAPGQEAASTSSGRS; encoded by the coding sequence GTGAAATCAAACCTGCCCCGGCGGAATTACCCGCTGCTTCTCGTTGGCCAGTTTCTCGGAGCGTTCGGCGACAACTTCGTGCTCGCGGCCATCCTCGGTCCGCTGACGTTCCAGCTGCTCGCGGGGAAGATCACGGAGCAGCAGGTCAACGCGCAGAACACGCTCTTCAGCGCGGTGTTCTTCGTTCCCTTCATCCTGCTGGCGCCCCTCGCCGGCTTCCTCAACGACCGGCTGCCGAAGACGACCTGGCTGCTCGGTGGCAATGCGCTGAAGCTCGCGGGCACACTGGTTGGCCTCACGGGCGTATGGCTGCACCAGGGCGACTTCCACGCGAGCCGCGTCTGGCAGGTCATCGGGTACACGATCATCGGGCTCGGCGCCTGCGTTTACTCACCGGCCAAGTACGGCGTCCTGCCGGAAATCCTGCCGGCGGACCGGCTGGTGAAGGCGAACGGCACGGTCGAGATGCTCACGTTGATCGCGATTCTTGGCGGACTCTGGGGCGGCGCGTCACTTTACGACCACGGTCGTTCGTTGCCGCTCTGCTACGGCGTGACCGCGGCGCTCTACGCGGTGGCGCTCATCGTCAACGGGCTCATGTCCGCGACGCCCTGCGATCGCGCGACGCAGCTTGGTCACAGCGTCGGCGAGTTTGGACGGCACCTGGCGTCGCTCGCACGGCATCCGCGGCTTGGCCGCGTGCTGCTCGGCTGCGGCCTGTTCTGGTTCACGGGTGCGGTGCTGCGGACGAACCTCCAGGGCTGGGGGCTCGACGCGTTGCGCGCCGCCGGCGTGGCGGAGATCACGAACCAGCGCCTGGCGCTGCTGAAGATCGGCCTGATCATCGGGGTGGTCGCGGGTAGTCTCCTCGCCGGCCAATGGCACCGCACGGGAGACCTGAGCTGGGCGCGACGCTATGGCCTCCTGCTGGCGGGCGCGGTGGCGCTGCTCGGCTGGCTCGGCGGCCACGCCGGTCTCGCGATTGCCGTCGCGGGCCTCGTGGCCGCGGGCCTGGCGGCGGGGCTCCTGCTGATCCCGCTCAACGCCGCGCTCCAGCACGAGTCGGACCCGACGCGTCTCGGCAAGACCATCGCGGTGCAGAACTTCACCGACTACTGGTCGATGCTGCTGGGCGCGGGCTTCATGCAGCTGCTGACGCACTTCGGGCTGCTCGCGAATCCGATCTTCCTCGGCCTGGCGGCCACGGTTGCGGTGCTCGCGTTCTTTCTGCGGATTCCCGCTGCCCCGGCGCCCGGACAGGAGGCCGCCTCCACCTCAAGCGGGCGTTCGTGA
- a CDS encoding ABC transporter ATP-binding protein has product MFHVRDLARIYGEDAATVTALAGVDFDLYRGELVVLLGPSGSGKSTLLNQLGGLDSPTRGTLQYRDWNLGAADEAGLTDFRRHAVGFVFQAYNLIPSLTARENVALIAEIARDPMAPEEALALVGLSDRMDHFPAQLSGGEQQRVAIARAIAKRPEVLLCDEPTGALDVHTGITVLEAIEHINRELGTLVVIITHNAIIAGMADRVFTLQDGRLVSVHENPQRGRVSDLAW; this is encoded by the coding sequence ATGTTTCACGTGCGGGACTTGGCGCGCATCTACGGTGAGGACGCCGCGACCGTGACCGCGCTCGCCGGCGTGGATTTCGATCTCTACCGCGGCGAACTCGTCGTCCTGCTCGGCCCCTCCGGCAGCGGGAAATCCACCCTGCTCAACCAACTCGGCGGACTCGACTCCCCCACCCGCGGCACACTGCAGTACCGCGACTGGAACCTCGGCGCGGCCGACGAAGCTGGCCTCACCGACTTCCGACGGCACGCGGTTGGCTTCGTCTTCCAGGCCTACAACCTCATCCCCAGCCTGACGGCGCGCGAAAACGTCGCCCTGATCGCCGAGATCGCGCGCGACCCGATGGCGCCCGAAGAGGCGCTCGCGTTGGTGGGCCTCTCCGACCGCATGGATCATTTTCCGGCACAGCTTTCCGGCGGCGAGCAGCAGCGCGTCGCCATCGCCCGCGCCATCGCCAAGCGCCCCGAAGTGCTGCTCTGCGACGAGCCCACCGGCGCTCTCGACGTCCACACCGGCATCACCGTGCTCGAGGCCATCGAGCACATCAACCGGGAGCTGGGCACGCTCGTCGTGATCATCACACACAACGCCATCATCGCCGGCATGGCCGACCGCGTGTTCACCCTCCAGGACGGACGGCTGGTCAGCGTCCACGAGAACCCGCAACGCGGGCGCGTCAGCGATCTCGCCTGGTAA